A genomic window from Enterobacteriaceae endosymbiont of Macroplea appendiculata includes:
- the rsmA gene encoding 16S rRNA (adenine(1518)-N(6)/adenine(1519)-N(6))-dimethyltransferase RsmA codes for MKILFKKKYGQHILKNTNIIRKIITTINPKHSNYFIEIGPGLGALTIPMTYYNTNITLIEIDYRFVTFLKKHHILKNLSINIIHNNVFNIDYAILSKKKHKKIRIFGSLPYNISTQLLFFLLQYKKYIKDMNFIMQKEVIQCLTAKPGEKNYGCLSIMVQLHYQIQSLFEIQTNAFYPIPKVMSGMIHLKPYLTKYYDCNNIIMFQKIIKQAFSMRRKILRNSLKNLFTIEDLNQLGIDYKMRAENVSIKEYCQLSAVLESNYKKGRV; via the coding sequence ATGAAAATACTTTTTAAAAAAAAATATGGACAACATATTTTAAAAAATACTAATATTATTAGGAAAATTATTACTACAATTAACCCTAAACATAGTAATTATTTTATTGAAATCGGTCCTGGTTTAGGTGCTTTAACTATACCTATGACATATTATAATACTAATATTACATTAATTGAGATTGATTATCGTTTTGTAACTTTTTTAAAAAAACATCATATATTAAAAAATCTTTCTATAAATATTATTCATAATAATGTATTTAATATTGATTATGCCATTTTATCAAAAAAAAAACATAAAAAAATACGTATATTTGGTAGTTTACCATATAATATTTCTACTCAATTATTATTTTTTTTATTACAATATAAAAAATATATTAAAGATATGAATTTTATTATGCAAAAAGAAGTAATACAGTGTTTAACAGCTAAACCAGGAGAAAAAAATTATGGCTGTTTAAGTATTATGGTACAATTACATTATCAAATACAATCATTATTTGAAATACAAACAAATGCTTTTTATCCCATTCCTAAAGTTATGTCTGGCATGATACATCTCAAACCATATCTTACTAAGTATTATGATTGTAATAATATTATCATGTTTCAAAAAATCATTAAGCAAGCATTTAGTATGAGAAGAAAAATTTTACGCAATAGTTTAAAAAATTTATTTACTATAGAAGATTTGAATCAGTTAGGCATTGATTATAAAATGAGAGCTGAAAATGTTTCTATTAAAGAATATTGTCAATTATCTGCAGTACTAGAATCAAATTATAAAAAAGGAAGGGTATAA
- a CDS encoding symmetrical bis(5'-nucleosyl)-tetraphosphatase produces MTTYLIGDLHGCYNELLSMLKKIHFNYTKDMLWITGDIIARGPDSIKLLYFLYDIRHSIKLVLGNHDLYFIALSVGIKHKCNLYDQELLFLLKQPHILDIINNWLKFQPLIQYNLKKKILMTHAGITPQWNSFKIVLSSAREVEQIISSHNSKEFFSYLYHYPQVTNWDNNQLQGFPRYSFIVNSFTNMRYCYSNGTLEMLSKDVPEKVTSLLKPWFLMSNILYKKYTIFFGHWSTLQGKYTPKNIIGLDTGCCWGHKLTLFSLEEKKFFYLKCNHT; encoded by the coding sequence ATGACTACTTATCTTATTGGAGATCTTCATGGATGTTATAATGAATTATTAAGTATGTTAAAAAAAATACATTTTAACTATACTAAAGATATGTTATGGATAACAGGAGATATTATTGCCCGTGGTCCAGATTCAATAAAATTACTATATTTTTTATATGATATACGTCATTCTATTAAATTAGTATTAGGTAATCACGATTTATATTTTATTGCTTTATCTGTAGGAATCAAACATAAATGTAATCTATATGATCAAGAACTTTTATTTTTACTAAAACAACCACATATTTTAGATATTATTAATAATTGGTTGAAGTTTCAACCATTAATACAATATAATCTTAAAAAAAAAATTTTAATGACACATGCAGGTATTACACCCCAATGGAATTCTTTTAAAATAGTATTATCATCAGCACGAGAAGTAGAACAAATAATATCTAGTCATAATAGTAAAGAATTTTTTTCTTATTTATATCACTATCCACAAGTAACTAATTGGGATAATAATCAATTACAAGGTTTTCCAAGATATAGTTTTATTGTTAATTCATTTACTAATATGAGATATTGTTATTCTAATGGTACATTAGAAATGTTATCTAAAGATGTTCCAGAAAAAGTTACATCATTATTAAAACCATGGTTTTTAATGAGTAATATTTTATACAAAAAGTATACAATTTTTTTTGGACATTGGTCTACATTACAAGGTAAATATACGCCTAAAAATATCATTGGTTTGGATACTGGTTGTTGTTGGGGTCATAAATTAACATTATTTTCTTTAGAAGAGAAAAAATTTTTTTATCTTAAATGTAATCATACATAA
- the apaG gene encoding Co2+/Mg2+ efflux protein ApaG → MQLLSQVYIKVQSMYLESQSTPEQHRYVFAYTMKIHNISKKILQLISRYWIITNGNGKITQIHGEGVAGKKPYINPGNNFYYTSGTVLETPIGIMQGHYIMVDENNDVFHVEIPIFRLAIQTYIH, encoded by the coding sequence ATGCAATTACTATCTCAAGTTTATATAAAAGTACAGAGTATGTATTTAGAATCACAATCTACTCCAGAACAACATCGTTACGTTTTTGCATACACCATGAAAATACATAATATAAGTAAAAAAATATTACAACTTATTAGTCGTTATTGGATAATAACTAATGGTAATGGCAAAATAACACAAATACATGGGGAAGGAGTAGCCGGTAAAAAACCATATATTAATCCAGGTAATAATTTTTATTATACTAGTGGTACTGTTTTAGAAACCCCTATTGGTATTATGCAAGGCCATTATATTATGGTGGATGAAAATAATGATGTATTTCATGTAGAAATACCTATTTTTCGTTTAGCTATTCAAACTTATATACATTAA
- a CDS encoding methyltransferase, whose translation MYKLLAINKYFLYKFKNNLQNLRVIFAGHNINSLPIYLQTKDTMVYTNQYDYYLWLKKILHKKVFLNMLNIPVYYNVLIFFWTKNKRASVILFTKFASNLLYNSDIFIIRENNNGIKSINNINTFNIIFYKIISVRKCSIYRAIYKKEILFNINDYWEFYIFKNSIIYNLSSIFNSNKLDLGSKLLITILQSHIQGKVLDLGCSSGIITTILFNSIKIHKTKLYAVNKDAKAIFSTEKTLLINHIYNVNVFPSNLFPHINDTVNLIISNPPFHNGNGGQYFLNYIYTILSKKNKYTVFSLINNEIIILCINRKYYTYN comes from the coding sequence ATGTATAAATTATTAGCTATTAATAAATATTTTTTATATAAATTTAAAAATAATTTGCAAAATTTAAGAGTCATATTTGCTGGACACAACATAAATTCTTTGCCAATATATTTACAAACAAAAGATACAATGGTGTATACTAACCAATATGATTATTATTTATGGCTTAAAAAAATATTACATAAAAAAGTTTTTTTAAATATGCTAAATATTCCAGTATATTATAATGTATTAATATTTTTTTGGACGAAAAATAAACGTGCGTCTGTCATTTTGTTTACAAAATTTGCTAGTAATTTACTATATAATAGTGATATTTTTATCATCAGAGAAAATAATAATGGTATTAAGAGCATTAATAATATTAATACGTTCAATATCATATTTTATAAAATTATTAGTGTTAGAAAATGTAGTATTTATCGTGCTATTTATAAAAAAGAAATATTATTCAATATAAATGATTATTGGGAGTTTTATATTTTTAAAAATAGCATTATTTATAATTTATCTAGTATTTTTAATAGTAATAAATTAGATTTAGGAAGTAAATTATTAATTACTATATTACAATCCCATATACAAGGTAAAGTATTAGATTTAGGTTGTAGTTCGGGAATTATCACAACAATACTATTTAATAGTATTAAAATACATAAAACTAAATTATATGCAGTTAATAAAGATGCAAAAGCAATTTTTTCCACGGAAAAAACATTATTAATAAATCATATTTATAATGTTAATGTATTTCCTAGTAATTTGTTTCCACATATAAATGATACAGTTAATCTAATTATTTCTAATCCACCATTTCATAATGGTAATGGTGGACAATATTTTTTAAATTATATTTATACTATTTTATCTAAAAAAAATAAATATACAGTATTTAGTCTTATAAATAATGAAATAATAATTTTATGTATAAATAGAAAATATTATACATATAATTAA
- the djlA gene encoding co-chaperone DjlA — MSYWGRLIGFIIGLLISGNFFHVLFYTSIGYLFDKFFIIHAEWYNSNYTIDHKKIFIQITFEVMGYISKSKGFVTKKDIIITTNIMQQLHLNVQDTILAQHYFNHGKQIDYPLIHKLNCLYYKLINQQNLLHKFIFIQIQLAYANNYLDPKTEQILRIIFRELHVSYHEMNNIFDNMYSRNFFSQKNDYQYKHFSQKNTTTELMQAYQTLQVNQNDSMLIIKKKYYKLMSKYHPDKYMSKKYSSKEIEAMKRKTQKIQHAYNIIKKYKK; from the coding sequence ATGTCATATTGGGGGAGATTAATAGGTTTTATTATTGGTTTATTAATTAGTGGTAATTTTTTCCATGTATTATTTTATACTAGTATAGGATATTTGTTTGATAAATTTTTTATTATACATGCTGAATGGTATAATAGTAACTATACAATTGATCATAAAAAAATATTTATACAAATAACTTTTGAAGTTATGGGTTACATTAGTAAATCCAAAGGCTTTGTAACTAAAAAAGATATTATTATTACAACTAATATCATGCAGCAATTACATCTAAATGTTCAAGATACTATTTTAGCACAACATTATTTTAATCATGGTAAACAAATAGATTATCCATTAATACATAAATTAAATTGTTTATATTATAAATTAATTAATCAACAAAACTTGTTACATAAATTTATTTTTATACAAATACAATTAGCTTATGCAAATAATTACTTAGACCCAAAAACAGAACAAATATTACGTATTATTTTTAGAGAATTACATGTTTCATATCATGAAATGAATAATATATTTGATAATATGTATTCTAGAAATTTTTTTTCTCAAAAGAATGATTATCAATATAAGCATTTTTCTCAAAAAAATACAACTACAGAACTAATGCAAGCATATCAAACATTACAAGTAAATCAAAATGATAGCATGTTAATTATAAAAAAAAAATATTATAAATTAATGAGTAAATATCATCCAGATAAATACATGTCAAAAAAATATTCTTCAAAAGAAATAGAAGCAATGAAAAGGAAAACTCAAAAGATACAACATGCATATAACATAATTAAAAAATACAAAAAATAA
- the aroC gene encoding chorismate synthase, with translation MSGNTIGKIFQVTTFGESHGIALGCIVDGVPPNIILHEQDIQNDLDRRKPGLSKYTSPRKEIDKIKILSGVYQGKTTGTSIGLLVYNMDYKSQDYSNIKNIYRPGHADFTYQKKYNIRDYRGGGRASARETVMRVAAGAIARKYLFDKYNIIIRGYLSQMGHIKCNFDNWDIINNNPFFCPNITNIKDLENLINNLKKHGNSIGAKITLIIQNVPIGLGEPVFDKLDAELAYSLMSINAVKGIEIGDGFKVVTQLGSENRDAIHTNGFQSNHAGGILGGISSGQDIIINIAIKPTSSIPKTINTINSIGHKTTCSTQGRHDPCVGIRAIPISEAMVAIVLMDHLLRYRAQCADNIYK, from the coding sequence ATGTCTGGTAATACTATTGGTAAAATATTTCAAGTAACAACGTTTGGTGAATCTCATGGTATAGCATTAGGGTGTATTGTAGACGGTGTACCTCCAAATATTATTTTACATGAACAAGATATTCAAAACGATCTAGATAGAAGGAAACCTGGTTTATCCAAATATACTTCACCACGTAAAGAAATAGATAAAATTAAAATTTTGTCTGGAGTTTATCAAGGAAAAACAACAGGAACAAGTATTGGTTTATTAGTTTATAATATGGATTATAAATCACAAGATTATAGTAATATTAAAAATATTTATCGACCTGGTCATGCAGATTTTACTTATCAAAAAAAATATAATATTAGAGATTATCGTGGTGGTGGTCGTGCCTCAGCTCGGGAAACTGTTATGAGAGTTGCCGCTGGTGCTATTGCAAGAAAATATTTATTTGATAAATATAATATTATTATTAGGGGTTATTTATCTCAAATGGGCCATATTAAATGTAATTTTGATAATTGGGATATTATTAATAATAATCCATTTTTTTGTCCTAATATAACTAATATTAAAGATTTAGAAAATCTAATCAATAATTTAAAAAAACATGGTAATTCTATAGGCGCTAAAATAACTTTGATAATACAAAATGTTCCAATAGGTTTAGGGGAACCTGTATTTGATAAATTAGATGCAGAATTAGCATATTCATTAATGAGTATTAATGCAGTTAAAGGTATTGAAATTGGTGATGGTTTTAAAGTTGTTACACAACTAGGTAGTGAAAATAGAGATGCAATTCATACTAATGGTTTCCAAAGTAATCATGCTGGAGGTATTTTAGGAGGTATTAGTAGTGGACAAGATATTATTATTAATATTGCTATCAAACCAACTTCCAGTATTCCAAAAACTATTAATACTATTAATAGTATAGGGCATAAAACAACTTGTAGTACACAAGGACGTCATGATCCTTGTGTAGGTATTAGAGCTATACCAATTAGTGAAGCAATGGTTGCTATTGTTTTAATGGATCATTTATTACGTTATCGTGCACAATGTGCTGATAATATTTATAAATAA
- the rnc gene encoding ribonuclease III, producing MINQLQKKIGYIFQHQNLLYQALTHRSASSKHNERLEFLGDSILSYIIAKALYKQFPNVNEGSMSRMRATLVRGDTLASIARDFKLGRYLFLGPGEFKNGGYDRESILADTIEALIGSICLDSNIKIVEKIILYWYKFRLKNIIPGNNQKDPKTRLQEYLQRSHLPLPCYFIIQINGEIHNQQFFIQCKINGISKIIIGIGSSRRKAEQSAAKYALIHLGIEKK from the coding sequence ATGATAAATCAATTACAAAAAAAAATAGGTTATATTTTCCAACACCAAAATTTGTTATATCAAGCTTTAACACATCGTAGTGCTAGTAGTAAACATAATGAAAGATTAGAATTTTTAGGAGATTCTATTTTAAGTTACATTATAGCTAAAGCTTTATATAAACAATTTCCAAATGTCAATGAAGGTAGTATGAGCCGTATGCGTGCAACGTTAGTACGTGGAGATACTTTAGCAAGTATTGCAAGAGATTTTAAATTAGGTAGATATTTATTTTTAGGTCCAGGAGAATTTAAAAATGGCGGTTATGATAGAGAATCTATACTAGCAGATACAATTGAAGCATTAATTGGTAGTATTTGTTTAGATAGTAATATTAAAATAGTAGAAAAAATTATTTTATATTGGTATAAATTTAGATTAAAAAATATTATCCCAGGTAATAATCAAAAAGATCCTAAAACAAGATTACAAGAATACCTACAAAGATCACATTTACCATTACCATGTTATTTTATTATTCAAATTAATGGTGAGATACATAATCAACAATTTTTTATACAATGTAAAATTAATGGAATTTCTAAGATTATTATAGGAATTGGTTCAAGTCGTCGTAAAGCTGAACAATCTGCTGCTAAATATGCTCTAATACATTTAGGAATAGAAAAGAAATAA
- the era gene encoding GTPase Era, with translation MYYGRVVIIGRTNVGKSTLLNQLINKKISIVSHKINTTRSNIIGIYHKHNYQIEYTDTPGITYSTNYKYFIQLFKNNKNDFNYILLMLDRNKWDLIEDNIVNIIRHTNIPTIIIINKMDIINHKKILLPYIRYIQQKIIFTELFIISARKFLYVSYINRFLRNNIPQKEHFYSYNIITNQNNVLIIIEIIRESLLFYLHKEIPYKINISLNNIININKNIFHKITAILFIQKNTHKKIIIGHHGQKIKLIILRSQNNICMYFNKKVIVHLYVKHK, from the coding sequence ATGTATTATGGTCGTGTAGTAATTATTGGACGTACAAATGTTGGTAAATCAACTTTGCTCAATCAATTAATTAATAAAAAAATTTCTATTGTATCACATAAGATAAATACTACTCGTTCTAATATTATTGGTATATATCATAAACATAATTATCAAATAGAATATACAGATACTCCTGGAATTACTTATTCTACTAATTATAAATATTTTATACAATTATTTAAAAATAATAAAAATGATTTTAATTATATTTTACTAATGCTAGATCGTAATAAATGGGATTTAATAGAAGATAATATCGTTAATATTATACGTCATACTAATATTCCTACCATTATTATTATTAATAAAATGGATATTATTAATCACAAAAAAATTTTATTACCATACATACGTTATATACAACAAAAAATAATATTTACTGAACTATTTATAATTTCTGCTAGAAAATTTTTATATGTAAGTTATATTAATCGTTTTTTACGTAATAATATACCACAAAAAGAACATTTTTATTCATATAATATAATTACTAATCAAAATAATGTTTTGATAATAATCGAAATAATTAGAGAAAGTCTTTTATTTTATTTACATAAAGAAATACCATATAAAATCAATATTTCTTTAAATAATATAATTAATATTAATAAAAATATTTTTCATAAAATTACAGCAATACTTTTCATACAAAAAAATACACACAAAAAAATTATTATAGGGCATCATGGGCAAAAAATTAAATTAATTATTTTAAGGTCTCAAAATAATATATGCATGTATTTCAATAAAAAAGTTATTGTGCATTTATATGTTAAACATAAATGA
- the acpS gene encoding holo-ACP synthase, with the protein MSKKIMKILGLGMDIVHVTRITKIILRFKDLFAKKILTTNEIYQYYKCSNQKTYFLAKHFAVKEATVKALHTGFSKGIFFKHIELNHDQYGCPTIKLYNHALHIIQTKKKYFETHVTITDEKEYVSAIVIIL; encoded by the coding sequence ATGAGTAAAAAAATAATGAAAATTTTGGGGTTAGGAATGGATATAGTACATGTTACACGTATTACAAAAATTATATTACGTTTTAAGGATTTGTTTGCAAAAAAAATATTAACAACAAATGAAATATATCAGTATTATAAATGTTCAAATCAAAAAACATATTTTTTAGCAAAACATTTTGCTGTAAAAGAAGCAACTGTCAAAGCATTACATACAGGTTTTTCGAAAGGTATTTTTTTTAAACATATTGAACTTAATCATGATCAATATGGTTGCCCAACAATAAAATTATATAATCATGCATTACATATCATACAAACAAAGAAAAAATATTTTGAAACACATGTAACCATTACGGATGAAAAAGAATATGTAAGTGCAATTGTTATTATTTTATAA
- a CDS encoding redoxin domain-containing protein: protein MILVTRKAPQFIAPAVLPNGDIIENFNFYKYTENAITVIFFWPLDFTYVCPSEIITFNKYYNEFDKRNVKLLGISCDSQYTHKAWRNTDIDQGGIGHIKFIMISDIKKNIQQQYGIEHPNLGIALRATFIIDEKHIIKHQTVNDLFFGRNIHETLRIIDAIKHYKKYGQVCPAQWTSGKHSIIPTEAGIKDYLSNNLKELN from the coding sequence ATGATATTAGTAACACGTAAAGCGCCGCAATTTATTGCGCCAGCAGTATTACCTAACGGTGATATTATTGAAAATTTTAATTTTTATAAATATACAGAAAATGCAATTACTGTAATATTTTTTTGGCCTTTAGATTTTACTTATGTATGTCCATCAGAAATTATTACATTTAATAAATATTACAATGAATTTGATAAAAGAAATGTTAAATTATTAGGTATTTCTTGTGATTCTCAATATACACATAAAGCATGGCGTAATACAGATATTGATCAAGGAGGGATAGGTCATATTAAGTTTATTATGATCTCAGATATAAAAAAAAATATACAACAACAATACGGTATTGAACATCCTAATTTAGGTATTGCATTAAGAGCAACTTTTATTATTGATGAGAAACATATTATTAAACATCAAACAGTTAATGATTTGTTTTTTGGACGTAATATACATGAAACTTTACGGATTATTGATGCTATTAAACATTATAAAAAATACGGTCAAGTTTGTCCTGCACAATGGACATCTGGTAAACATAGTATTATTCCTACAGAAGCAGGAATAAAAGATTATTTGTCTAATAATTTAAAAGAATTAAATTAA